A portion of the Pseudorasbora parva isolate DD20220531a chromosome 1, ASM2467924v1, whole genome shotgun sequence genome contains these proteins:
- the LOC137081455 gene encoding uncharacterized protein, whose product MYMIKDLLHLLQGLICAFQIKDLLHLLQGLICEFQIKDLLHPLQGLICEFQIKDLLQILQGLICAFQIKELLQLLQGLICAFQIKELLHLLQGLIWALQIKDLLHLLQGLICALQIKDLLHLLQGLICAFQIKELLHLLQGLICALQIKDLLHLLQGLICAFQIKELLHLLQGLICAFQIKDLLQLLQGLICAFQIKELLHLLQGLIWALQIKDLLHLLQGLICALQIKDLLHLLQGLICAFQIKELLHLLQGLICALQIKDLLHLLQGLICAFQIKDLLHLLQGLICAFQIKDLLHLLQGLICAFRIKDLLHLLQGKPSLLDCLFNHVERKYHLMKLLSREVM is encoded by the coding sequence attaaggaccttctgcacctacttcagggcctcatctgtgcattccagattaaggaccttctgcacctacttcagggcctcatctgtgaattccagattaaggaccttctgcacccacttcagggcctcatctgtgaattccagattaaggaccttctgcaaaTACTTCAAGGCCTCATCTGTGCATTCCAGATTAAGGAGCTTCTACaactacttcagggcctcatctgtgcATTCCAGATTAAGGagcttctgcacctacttcagggcctcatctgggCATTACAGATTAaagaccttctgcacctacttcagggcctcatctgtgcATTGCAGATTAaagaccttctgcacctacttcagggcctcatctgtgcATTCCAGATTAAGGagcttctgcacctacttcagggcctcatctgtgcATTACAGATTAaagaccttctgcacctacttcagggcctcatctgtgcATTCCAGATTAAGGagcttctgcacctacttcagggcctcatctgtgcattccagattaaggaccttctgcaactacttcagggcctcatctgtgcATTCCAGATTAAGGagcttctgcacctacttcagggcctcatctgggCATTACAGATTAaagaccttctgcacctacttcagggcctcatctgtgcATTGCAGATTAaagaccttctgcacctacttcagggcctcatctgtgcATTCCAGATTAAGGagcttctgcacctacttcagggcctcatctgtgcATTACAGATTAaagaccttctgcacctacttcagggcctcatctgtgcattccagattaaggaccttctgcacctacttcagggcctcatctgtgcATTCCAGATTAaagaccttctgcacctacttcagggcctcatctgtgcATTCCGGATTAAAGACCTTCTGCATCTACTTCAGGGCAAGCCATCGCTATTGGACTGCTTATTCAAccacgtggaacgtaaatatcacttaatGAAACTTCTTTCCAGAGAGGTAATGTAA